CTTTACCATCAGCGCCGCCTTCGCCGGGTTTGCCGGCGCGCTGTTCGCCGCGCGCCAGGGTTTCGTCAGCCCGGAATCCTTCACCTTCGTCGAGTCGGCCTTCGTATTGGCGATCGTGGTGTTGGGGGGCATGGGCTCGCAGTTCGCGGTCATTCTGGCGGCGATCCTGCTGGTAGTGTCGCGCGAGCTGATGCGCGATCTGAATGAATACAGCATGTTGCTGCTGGGTGCGCTGATGGTGCTGATGATGATTTGGCGGCCGCAGGGGCTGTTGCCGATGAAACGGCCGCAGCTGAAGCTGCAGGCGGCGGACATTCACGCGGGCAAGGGGGAACAGGCATGAGCGTTCAACCTTTACTTCAGGTGGAAGGCCTGTCGATGCGTTTCGGCGGGTTGCTGGCGGTCAACAATGTGGCGTTGACGCTCAATGAAGGCGAAATCGTGTCGCTGATCGGCCCCAACGGCGCCGGTAAAACCACGGTATTCAACTGCCTGACCGGTTTTTACCGCCCGAGCGGCGGCACCATCAAATTGCGCGATCGCCATCTGGAAGGGCTGGCGGGGCAGGCCATCGCCCGTATGGGCGTGGTACGCACCTTCCAGCACGTGCGGCTGTTCCGTGAAATGACGGTGATTGAGAACCTGCTGGTGGCGCAGCATCAGCACCTGAAAAGCGGCGTGTTCGCCGGGCTGTTGAAAACCCCGGCTTTCCGCCGCGCCGAAGCCGAGGCGCTGGCGCGCGCGGCAGAGTGGCTGGAGCGCGTCGGCCTGCTATCGATGGCCAACCGTTCTGCGGGCAACCTGGCCTACGGGCAGCAGCGTCGGCTGGAGATCGCCCGCTGCATGGTGACCCGGCCGGAGCTACTGATGCTGGACGAACCGGCCGCCGGCCTCAACCCGAAAGAGACCGACGAGCTGGATCATCTGATCGTCGAGCTGCGCGATCGGCATAAGGTCTCGGTGCTGCTGATCGAGCACGACATGAAGCTGGTGATGGGCATTTCCGATCGCATTTACGTGGTGAATCAGGGCACGCCGCTGGCGCAGGGCACACCGGCGGAGATCCGCAACAACCCGGACGTGATCCGGGCTTATTTGGGCGAAGAATAATATGTTGTCATTCAATCAGGTATCCGCCCATTACGGCAAAATTCAGGCGCTGCATCAGGTCAGTCTCACGATAAGTCAGGGCGAAATCGTGACGTTAATCGGCGCCAACGGCGC
Above is a window of Serratia nematodiphila DZ0503SBS1 DNA encoding:
- the livG gene encoding high-affinity branched-chain amino acid ABC transporter ATP-binding protein LivG, which codes for MSVQPLLQVEGLSMRFGGLLAVNNVALTLNEGEIVSLIGPNGAGKTTVFNCLTGFYRPSGGTIKLRDRHLEGLAGQAIARMGVVRTFQHVRLFREMTVIENLLVAQHQHLKSGVFAGLLKTPAFRRAEAEALARAAEWLERVGLLSMANRSAGNLAYGQQRRLEIARCMVTRPELLMLDEPAAGLNPKETDELDHLIVELRDRHKVSVLLIEHDMKLVMGISDRIYVVNQGTPLAQGTPAEIRNNPDVIRAYLGEE